A region from the Vicia villosa cultivar HV-30 ecotype Madison, WI linkage group LG3, Vvil1.0, whole genome shotgun sequence genome encodes:
- the LOC131593590 gene encoding disease resistance protein RPM1-like, translated as MAETTVSFVLEQLYKLALEEGTLLTGVHKDFDDIKVELESIQAFLKDADKKASDDGGGGGGGSNEGVKTWVKQVREASFRVEDVIDYYSMYLSQTVEHSSSGCMASLKMVIQMIKTMKWRHQIAAEMKDIKLSIGGIKERSLRYEFKAERGTTHIESFGDPRMASLFIEETQVVGFESSRDELVRCLVEGTNELMLVSVVGMGGLGKTTLSNYVFNNQLVKKHFDCRSFITVSQSYTARELFIDMVEKFCKDSNESIPKGLQKMDYKTLVFQVRQYLEAKRYLVFFDDVWKEKFSDEIEHALISNNKGSRIIVTTRMMDVAEYFKKSFRVHVHKLQPLSPKKAWELFCNKAFRYEPGKKCPAELEGVSGEIVQKCGGLPLAIVAIGGLLSTKSKTIFEWEKVSKNLRMELERNAHLSSLVKILSLSYDDLPYHLKSCMLYFGIYPEDYIINRKRLTRQWMAEGFVKDEENRPLEEVAEEHMTQLIHRSLVQVSKVGFDGKVKSCQVHDVLREVIIKKMKDLSFCHLMQDDEHVTVGITRRFSIAANANNVLRSSSNTGIRAIFVFDKGELNEHFMDRAFSKFKLLKVLDFEKSSLNSIPDNLGNLFHLRYLNLSQTKVTVLPKSIGMLVNLETLDLRQTPVHELPKEINKLTKLRLLPAYYRKYEGHYSMLNFTIGVKMQKGIGSLKSLQKLYFLEADHGGNDLIQELKKLKQLRKLGIKHVRGEYGNALCEAIQEMDHLESLNIGAMAKEEILDLDLASAPPYLRVLNLKCKLTKLPKWIPNLQYLVKLRLGLSNFEDDPLDSLKNLPNLLRLNLWDDAFSGERLHFQKGGFHKLKELDLTRLNRLSSVSIDEGALLCLEHFRFNNNPQLKVVPRDLQHLKNLQFLGFADMPVELVDSIDLEKNGPCHWIINHIPLVLIRQKVGTRFHDYELRPIPTQLNV; from the coding sequence ATGGCAGAAACTACAGTGTCATTTGTTTTAGAGCAACTCTACAAACTTGCATTAGAAGAAGGAACTTTGCTGACAGGAGTACACAAAGACTTTGATGACATCAAAGTTGAACTTGAGAGCATTCAGGCTTTCCTCAAGGATGCAGACAAAAAGGCTTCTGATGAtggtggaggaggaggagggGGATCTAATGAAGGAGTCAAAACTTGGGTGAAGCAGGTAAGAGAAGCATCTTTTCGCGTAGAAGATGTCATTGATTACTATAGCATGTATTTGTCACAAACGGTCGAACATTCGAGTTCTGGATGCATGGCCTCGCTCAAAATGGTAATTCAGATGATTAAAACCATGAAGTGGAGACATCAAATTGCTGCTGAGATGAAAGATATCAAATTATCAATTGGTGGAATCAAAGAGAGAAGTTTGAGGTATGAGTTTAAGGCTGAAAGAGGGACTACTCACATTGAAAGTTTTGGTGATCCTCGAATGGCTTCGCTTTTTATTGAAGAGACTCAAGTTGTGGGATTTGAGTCATCAAGAGATGAATTGGTGAGATGTTTGGTGGAAGGAACCAATGAACTCATGCTGGTTTCGGTGGTTGGCATGGGAGGACTCGGAAAGACAACTCTTTCTAACTATGTTTTTAACAACCAGCTCGTAAAAAAGCACTTCGATTGTAGATCTTTCATCACAGTTTCTCAATCTTATACGGCGAGGGAGTTGTTTATTGATATGGTAGAGAAATTTTGTAAGGACAGCAATGAGTCTATTCCAAAGGGTCTGCAAAAGATGGATTACAAAACATTGGTATTTCAAGTAAGGCAATACCTTGAAGCAAAGAGGTACTTAGTTTTTTTTGACGATGTTTGGAAAGAAAAATTTTCTGATGAGATTGAACATGCCTTAATTAGTAATAACAAAGGAAGTAGAATCATTGTGACCACTAGAATGATGGATGTTGCTGAATATTTTAAGAAATCTTTTCGTGTTCATGTTCACAAGCTACAACCTTTGTCACCAAAGAAAGCATGGGAACTTTTTTGCAACAAGGCATTTAGATATGAGCCTGGAAAAAAGTGTCCAGCGGAACTTGAGGGTGTGTCCGGTGAAATTGTTCAAAAATGTGGAGGTCTACCACTGGCAATTGTGGCCATTGGGGGTCTGTTGTCAACAAAATCTAAAACCATTTTTGAATGGGAGAAGGTGAGTAAAAATCTGAGAATGGAGTTAGAGCGCAATGCCCATTTATCTAGTTTAGTGAAGATTTTGTCTCTTAGTTATGATGATTTGCCTTACCACTTGAAATCATGCATGTTGTATTTTGGTATATATCCTGAGGACTACATCATCAATCGCAAAAGACTTACTCGACAATGGATGGCTGAAGGGTTTGTAAAGGATGAGGAGAATAGACCATTGGAGGAAGTTGCTGAAGAGCACATGACACAGTTGATACATAGAAGTTTGGTTCAAGTTTCCAAAGTGGGTTTTGATGGGAAAGTGAAAAGTTGTCAAGTCCATGATGTATTGCGCGAAGTGATTATCAAAAAAATGAAAGATTTAAGCTTTTGTCATTTGATGCAAGATGATGAACATGTCACAGTTGGAATAACTAGGCGCTTCTCTATAGCAGCAAATGCTAACAATGTGTTGAGAAGCTCGAGTAACACGGGAATTCGTGCTATTTTTGTTTTTGACAAAGGAGAGCTGAATGAACATTTCATGGACAGAGCATTTTCCAAGTTCAAGCTATTGAAAGTGCTTGATTTTGAGAAATCTTCGTTGAATTCTATTCCTGATAACTTAGGGAATCTTTTCCATCTAAGATACTTGAACCTGAGTCAGACAAAAGTTACCGTTCTTCCCAAATCCATCGGTATGCTAGTCAACTTAGAAACCTTGGATCTAAGGCAAACTCCTGTGCATGAGTTACCAAAAGAGATAAACAAGCTCACAAAGCTAAGGCTTCTTCCGGCTTATTATAGAAAATACGAAGGGCACTATTCTATGTTGAACTTTACAATAGGAGTGAAAATGCAAAAGGGTATCGGAAGCTTGAAATCTTTACAAAAACTTTACTTTTTGGAAGCGGATCACGGTGGAAACGACCTTATCCAAGAGCTCAAAAAGTTGAAACAGTTAAGAAAGTTAGGCATAAAGCATGTTCGGGGAGAATACGGAAACGCATTATGTGAAGCAATACAAGAGATGGATCACCTTGAATCTCTTAATATCGGTGCTATGGCTAAGGAAGAAATCCTTGACTTGGATCTTGCATCAGCTCCACCCTATCTTAGAGTACTCAATTTGAAATGCAAACTAACAAAGTTGCCTAAATGGATCCCGAATCTCCAGTATCTTGTGAAGCTAAGACTCGGTTTGTCTAACTTCGAAGATGATCCACTAGACTCTTTGAAGAATTTGCCGAATTTGTTGAGGCTGAATTTGTGGGATGATGCATTTTCTGGTGAAAGATTGCACTTTCAGAAAGGAGGGTTTCATAAGCTGAAGGAGTTGGATCTAACTAGATTAAATAGACTAAGTTCGGTATCTATAGACGAAGGGGCTTTACTTTGTCTTGAACACTTCAGATTTAACAATAACCCTCAACTGAAGGTGGTTCCGCGAGACCTTCAGcacttgaaaaaccttcaatTCCTTGGATTTGCTGATATGCCAGTTGAATTAGTTGATAGCATTGATCTCGAGAAAAATGGACCGTGCCATTGGATTATCAATCATATTCCGCTTGTACTAATTCGTCAGAAAGTAGGAACAAGATTTCATGACTATGAGTTGCGCCCAATTCCTACTCAGCTCAATGTCTAA
- the LOC131593592 gene encoding uncharacterized protein LOC131593592 has product MGKRLLMRFSICICRVRDLVVASLQICTYIVLFPFRFLSKTIQFSFYSKLQVDADDPTASYMLQMKLAYAEASSKLNYNLTDALLFLSHFVGDVHQISMLLKFQPPHKFFNAFF; this is encoded by the exons ATGGGGAAGCGATTGCTGATGCGATTCAGCATATGTATTTGTCGGGTCAGAGATTTGGTTGTAGCATCACTTCAGATTTGCACTTATATTGTTCTG TTTCCTTTTAGGTTTCTGTCCAAGACTATCCAGTTTTCTTTCTACTCTAAACTTCAAGTGGATGCTGACGATCCAACTGCAAGCTACATGTTACAA ATGAAATTAGCTTATGCTGAAGCTTCATCTAAATTAAATT ATAATTTGACAGATGCACTTTTGTTCTTGTCGCATTTTGTCGGGGATGTACATCAGATCTCAATGCTTCTCAAGTTTCAACCGCCACATAAGTTCTTCAACGCCTTTTTCTAG
- the LOC131593589 gene encoding disease resistance protein RPM1-like: MKATRESDEPIDQGKENWTEVRRKKEDGKKCMHECPVEERTLVRRVESDFKDIKDELDSIHAFLKDADTRYSEDGVKTWVKQLREVSFRIQDVIDNYILYEAERVNQSGLRSAIQMFPGSNPHIQIASEIQEIKLSLGKIQERRRNFNFRSERGSRGAKAPRIGDPRMAPNFIEETQVVGFEIPRDELVSRLVGGNDELMLVSVVGMGGLGKTTLAKLVFDNELVRGDFDCRAFITVSQSYTIRELLTEMIKNFYKDSNEPIPRGLQKMDDETLSTHVRQYLESKRYLVIFDDVWKDDFSDDIEHALINNNRGSRILVTTRKMHVAEYSKRSFPVHVHELQPLPPNKAWELFCNKAFRGECPTELEEMSREIVQKCGGLPLAIVAIGGLLSTKAKTMFEWMNVSQNLRMELDRSVHLASLVKILLLSYDDLPYHLKSCMLYFGIYPQDYTINRKRLTRQWMAEGFVRHEEGRTLEEAAEEYLTELIQRSLVNVSTVGFDGKVKSCKVHHLLHEVIIRKMKDLGFCHLCHKDDEQVSLGITRRFSIAVISKNDLTNTSNSGIRAIFVFDKDESPKQLMDGLSAKFKLLKVLDFESSMLNSIPDNLGNLFHLRYLNLSHTKVMVLPRSIGKLVNLETLDLRQTQVHELPEEINKLTKLRLLPVYYRKYEGHSMLNFTTGVQMQQGIGCLISLQKLYFLEADHGGIDLIQELKKLRQLRKLGIRRVRREYGSALCATIQEMKHLESLNITVIAEEEILDLDSISTPPKLKVLNLKGRLTKLPDWIPNLKYLVKLRLGLSNFEDDPLDSLKNLPNLLRLNLWDDAFSGDNLHFQVGGFPKLKELDLTRLNNLTSITIENGALRSLQHFRFNNNPQLRVVPQDLQYLENLQFLGFADMPSELVDSINPRRGGEFHWIIRHIPLVLIRQKIGSRFHDYELYPIPTINNV, translated from the exons ATGAAGGCTACTAGAGAAAGTGATGAACCAATTGACCAGGGAAAAGAGAACTGGACTGAGGTTAGAAGGAAGAAAGAAGATGGCAAAAAATGTATGCATGAATGCCCAG TAGAAGAAAGAACTTTGGTGAGAAGGGTTGAAAGCGACTTCAAGGACATCAAAGATGAACTTGACAGCATCCATGCCTTCCTCAAGGATGCAGACACAAGGTATTCCGAAGATGGAGTTAAAACTTGGGTGAAGCAGCTGAGAGAAGTATCTTTTCGTATACAAGATGTCATTGATAACTACATCTTGTATGAGGCAGAAAGAGTCAACCAATCTGGATTAAGATCAGCAATCCAAATGTTTCCTGGTTCGAATCCACACATCCAAATTGCTTCTGAGATTCAGGAGATTAAGTTATCACTTGGTAAAATCCAAGAAAGAAGGAGAAATTTTAATTTTCGGTCTGAAAGAGGATCTAGAGGGGCTAAAGCTCCTAGAATTGGAGACCCTCGAATGGCTCCTAATTTCATTGAAGAGACTCAAGTTGTAGGGTTTGAGATCCCAAGAGATGAATTGGTTAGTCGCTTGGTGGGGGGAAACGATGAGCTCATGTTGGTTTCTGTGGTTGGCATGGGAGGACTCGGGAAAACCACTCTCGCTAAGCTTGTTTTTGATAATGAGCTAGTGAGAGGGGACTTCGATTGTAGAGCTTTCATCACAGTTTCTCAATCGTACACTATCAGAGAGTTGTTGACAGAAATGATAAAGAATTTTTACAAGGACAGCAATGAGCCGATTCCAAGGGGTCTGCAGAAGATGGATGATGAAACTTTGAGTACTCATGTGAGACAATACCTTGAGTCAAAAAGGTACTTGGTTATATTTGATGATGTCTGGAAAGATGATTTTTCTGATGATATTGAACATGCCTTAATTAATAATAACAGAGGAAGTAGAATCCTTGTGACCACTAGAAAAATGCATGTAGCAGAGTATTCTAAGAGATCTTTTCCTGTTCATGTTCATGAGCTACAACCTTTGCCTCCAAACAAAGCATGGGAGCTGTTTTGCAACAAGGCGTTTAGAGGGGAGTGTCCAACAGAACTTGAGGAGATGTCCAGAGAAATTGTTCAAAAGTGTGGAGGGCTACCACTAGCAATTGTGGCCATTGGTGGTCTTTTGTCAACAAAAGCTAAAACCATGTTCGAGTGGATGAATGTGAGTCAAAATCTGAGAATGGAGTTAGATCGCAGTGTGCATCTGGCTAGTCTAGTAAAGATTTTATTGCTGAGTTATGATGACTTGCCTTACCATTTGAAATCATGTATGCTATACTTCGGTATATATCCTCAGGACTACACAATCAATAGGAAGAGACTTACTAGACAATGGATGGCCGAAGGGTTTGTTAGGCATGAGGAGGGAAGAACTTTGGAGGAAGCTGCTGAAGAGTACCTGACGGAGTTGATACAAAGAAGTTTAGTTAATGTTTCCACAGTCGGTTTCGATGGAAAAGTCAAGAGTTGCAAAGTCCATCATTTATTGCACGAAGTGATCATCAGAAAAATGAAAGATTTAGGTTTTTGTCATTTATGCCATAAAGATGATGAACAAGTCTCTCTTGGAATAACTAGACGCTTTTCTATAGCAGTTATCTCCAAGAATGACTTGACAAACACTAGCAACTCAGGAATTCGCGCTATATTTGTCTTTGACAAAGATGAATCTCCTAAACAGCTCATGGATGGATTATCCGCCAAGTTCAAGCTTTTGAAAGTGCTTGATTTTGAGAGTTCTATGTTGAATTCTATTCCTGACAACTTGGGGAATCTTTTCCATCTAAGGTACTTGAACCTGAGCCATACAAAAGTTATGGTTCTTCCCAGATCCATCGGTAAGCTAGTCAACTTAGAAACCTTGGATCTAAGGCAAACTCAAGTGCATGAGTTACCAGAAGAGATAAACAAGCTCACAAAGCTAAGGCTTCTTCCAGTTTATTATAGAAAATATGAAGGGCATTCTATGTTGAACTTTACAACTGGTGTGCAAATGCAACAAGGTATTGGATgcttgatatctttacaaaaactTTACTTTTTGGAAGCAGATCATGGTGGAATAGACCTTATCCAAGAGCTCAAAAAGTTGAGACAGTTAAGAAAGTTAGGCATAAGGCGTGTGCGGAGAGAATATGGAAGTGCATTATGTGCTACAATACAAGAGATGAAGCACCTCGAATCTCTAAACATTACTGTTATAGCTGAGGAGGAAATCCTTGACTTGGATTCTATATCAACTCCACCTAAACTTAAAGTTCTCAACTTGAAAGGTAGATTAACAAAGTTGCCTGATTGGATTCCAAATCTTAAGTATCTTGTGAAACTAAGGCTTGGCTTATCTAACTTTGAAGATGATCCACTAGACTCTTTAAAGAATTTGCCAAATTTGTTGAGGTTGAACTTGTGGGATGATGCATTTTCTGGTGATAATTTGCATTTTCAAGTTGGAGGGTTTCCTAAGCTGAAGGAGCTTGATCTCACTAGATTGAATAATCTAACTTCTATCACTATAGAGAATGGAGCATTACGCAGTCTTCAGCATTTCAGATTTAACAACAACCCTCAATTGAGGGTGGTCCCTCAAGACCTTCAATACTTGGAAAACCTTCAATTCCTTGGATTTGCTGATATGCCATCTGAATTGGTTGACAGCATTAATCCACGCAGAGGGGGAGAATTTCATTGGATAATCAGGCATATTCCTCTAGTACTCATTCGACAGAAAATAGGATCAAGATTCCACGACTATGAGTTGTATCCTATTCCAACTATAAATAATGTCTGA
- the LOC131659951 gene encoding uncharacterized protein LOC131659951 codes for MTSESSSISITSQDQGDSSRSKTVVNMEVEQDRSSNSNSNNLIDFVKLSKDDSVPGLKVQEHDFFNLIQVGSSSCLPNNDIEQKDENNSEEKSSDLRSFSCSFCKRKFSTSQALGGHQNAHKAERALEKQRKQRYDGGALGLGQSHYSPYFSYSSNLFTPYNCNYRLGVRMDSTIQKPPYFSPRTTPHSFGYSNGALSFQDMLNPSLVSLRNMGGGNSGIGTLGIGGASNIKIEDGGAKDKFSALLKFGDSSTNVATSSNSNIEKKINVASTSIKDEINVASTSIKDEINDRSKSNVEEEPSNSESSELDLSLKL; via the coding sequence ATGACATCCGAGTCCTCTAGCATCTCTATCACTTCACAAGATCAAGGTGATTCTTCCCGCTCAAAAACTGTGGTCAACATGGAGGTTGAACAAGATCGATCCTCGAATTCTAATTCCAACAATTTAATCGATTTTGTGAAGCTATCGAAAGACGATTCCGTTCCAGGGTTAAAGGTACAAGAGCATGATTTTTTTAATCTTATACAAGTTGGTTCATCGTCATGTTTACCTAATAATGACATTGAGCAGAAAGATGAGAACAATAGCGAAGAGAAGAGTTCTGATCTGAGGTCTTTCTCATGCTCCTTTTGCAAGAGAAAATTTTCGACTTCTCAAGCATTAGGAGGACATCAGAATGCTCATAAGGCAGAACGCGCTTTAGAAAAACAGCGTAAACAAAGGTACGATGGTGGTGCTTTAGGTTTAGGGCAATCTCACTATAGCCCTTATTTTAGCTATTCTAGTAATCTTTTTACACCTTATAATTGTAACTATAGACTTGGGGTTAGAATGGATTCAACCATTCAAAAACCACCTTATTTTAGCCCTAGGACAACCCCACATAGTTTTGGTTATAGCAATGGTGCTTTGAGTTTCCAAGATATGTTAAACCCTTCTCTTGTGTCATTGAGAAATATGGGAGGTGGGAATAGTGGAATTGGAACCCTAGGTATTGGGGGTGCAAGTAATATAAAAATTGAAGATGGTGGTGCAAAGGATAAATTTAGTGCTCTTTTGAAATTTGGAGATTCTTCTACAAATGTGGCTACAAGTTCAAACtcaaacatagaaaagaaaatcAATGTGGCTTCTACTTCTATCAAAGATGAAATCAATGTGGCTTCTACTTCTATCAAAGATGAAATTAATGATCGATCAAAGTCCAATGTTGAAGAAGAACCATCCAATTCTGAATCTTCTGAACTTGATTTGTCACTTAAGCTTTAA
- the LOC131657401 gene encoding uncharacterized protein LOC131657401, whose product MKKKLDTRFPAARIKKIMQADEDVGKIALAVPVLVSKALELFLQDLCDRTYEITLQRGAKTMNALHLKHCVQSYNVFDFLRDIVSRVPDYGHGHGHPETGADDRTLPKRRKPAADDCNDSDEETKRSKMLELGHTGGTGRGRGRGRGRGRGRGARTAEKETLHQQVESEPCTSIQQSSKEASNTNMAIDIGPEPKELSKENISPHEESTRSFRNIDLNANIQENEDKDNISTATPQASLPEPAAVMDMQHEEIPGWSLADVDKMAIDTLQLAANLGNRLDEEEEDYDEEEG is encoded by the exons ATGAAGAAGAAGCTCGATACCCGTTTTCCTGCT GCTCGGATAAAGAAGATAATGCAAGCGGACGAGGATGTTGGAAAGATAGCACTGGCAGTTCCTGTTTTAGTTT CAAAAGCTCTGGAATTATTCCTACAAGATCTTTGCGACCGCACCTATGAAATAACTCTACAGAGAGGAGCAAAGACCATGAATGCATTGCATTT GAAACATTGTGTACAAAGCTACAACGTCTTCGACTTTTTGAGAGACATCGTCAGCAGGGTTCCTGACTATGGGCACGGCCATGGCCATCCTGAGACTGGAGCCGATGACCGCACTCTTCCCAAGAGAAG GAAACCTGCTGCAGACGATTGCAATGACAGTGATGAAGAGACTAAGCGGAGTAAGATG CTAGAGTTGGGCCACACCGGCGGTACTGGTAGGGGAAGAGGGAGAGGTAGAGGAAGAGGCCGTGGCCGAGGAGCACGCACCGCAGAGAAAGAGACCTTACATCAGCAGGTTGAGTCTGAACCTTGCACCTCTATTCAACAAAGTAGCAAAGAAGCCTCTAATACAAACATGGCAATCGATATCGGTCCAGAACCAAAGGAGTTATCAAAGGAAAACATTTCACCTCACGAGGAAAGCACTCGATCGTTCCGAAACATCGATTTGAATGCCAATATACAAGAAAACGAGGACAAAGACAATATAAGCACGGCTACTCCACAGGCCTCATTGCCTGAACCTGCTGCAGTAATGGATATGCAACATGAAGAAATTCCAGGTTGGTCTCTTGCTGATGTCGACAAGATGGCGATCGATACGTTACAGCTTGCGGCGAATCTTGGTAATAGACTAGATGAGGAGGAGGAAGATTATGATGAGGAGGAAGGGTAA